The Triplophysa dalaica isolate WHDGS20190420 chromosome 20, ASM1584641v1, whole genome shotgun sequence genome segment AACTAACACCTAACTATCACAGTCTGCCAGATAGATCCTTCTATCCCCATCCACCTAAAACTTTGACCAAACATAACTTTTCGAAGAATCAAATAGCTCATTTATTGCAGAGCATTCCTATATGCATATTGTGAGATTGTGATATATTGCACAGCCCTAGTGTCGAGTCATCAGTGTTCTCACGGCTGAGCGCAGGTGTGTGATGTTGAAATGTGTCTCATATATGACAGTGTGACGTGTCTTACCAGCCTCCCTCCTGTTTGTCCACATTCTGAATGACGGCGTTCTTACTGAAGGAGAGCTCATCGTCTCGCTGGGCTTTGTACTCATACATGGCCCGTACCGTACACtgcttacacacacaaacacacacacacacacacacactgttacaCTCCAGCGTTACACAACGATATGAGAACAGCTCCTCGTGTATAAAGAGTCCAGCTACTTTAAAGGTGGGCATCTGATTGGCTTCCACATAGAATCCAGGGTTGCGTCCCTCATACAGAGATCCATAGTCAGGCTCCTGTACACAGAGACAACACGTCACACCATAACATCCATGATCAACACAGAGCAGAGCGCTTCATGTTCGTGAGCGTTTGGGATGATGGTGGAAACTCACCGCGGTGCCGATCTTCTCCAGCGTCTCTTCATTGATGGGGTAGCGGAGCTTCATCTTGCGGTACAGCGGGTGTTTCTCATAGTAACTGATCAAATCCACTAAACTGTCGAACTCGGAGGTGCCCAGAACCACCGTCTGTCCTTCCTGCTGCACGCGACAGTGTTTGATCTTCCCCTCCGCCCTGACCCGAcccaaaccaaaccaaaccaaaccaaaccagTGAGACACAGAAAGCAGACTCACGGAGAGAAACAACACAGCAGAACAGGAGCGGGGCTTTTACCGGAAGGAAATGGCAAAAGAGTTGAATTCTGTTCTCTTGCGGACGAGGAAGGCGCCGTCACGCGGGACTCTCATCAGCATGTTTTCAGCATGGCTGCGGGACAGAAACGAGTGGTACCACCTGCAcgaaacacacaaactcatatCATGATGCTCTTCAACTCAATCCATCAACAGTGATTCATCTTTTCAAACATCAGGGATTTGTTTTGTTAGACACATTAATAAacgtgcattttataacagctaagggggaTTTAATGACTTATTGCTTTTACTCCATATGCGTAGccaggtttcataaaataaagtaaataaaaggaTATAACAGCTTAGAACtcagctcagccaatcagaatcaagcaccagaactgaccgtttatCATTTCCATTTGTAAACACATGCATTGTTATTTGTGATAATGTTTAGAAACAATCCTTTTTGCACACAAACATCTGGAAGACGTCTGTGTGATGTCTGGATTTACATCTGGAATATGTCTCAAacacgtctgctgtcagacatcATAGACCTCTAGAAGATGTTGATCTGATGTTTACACACATCAGATGtgttccagatctttagcagacgtctCACAGACCTCCCTGGGATGTTGATTTTATTGTTACGTGTTAACACGGATGAGCTTCTGACACAAGACAACAACACATGACATGAAGAGCTGAGATGTGTTCCCTGCAGCGACTCTTACTCTTTGCTCTCGTGAGCATTGGTTTGTGGCACAGGTTCTGACAGCTTCATCTCAAACTCGTTGCAGCGCAGAGGCACCTGCTGGTAATGTGTGATGAGAGCGAAGAGCGTGTCAAACACCAGGTTATCGGTCAGGTAAAACTTTGGGCTGCCGGCCTCCTGTCGGGAGTGAATCCTGCAGTGCTGAACTCGACTAGAACGCCTGAGCGGAGGAGAGACACAGGATCAGCCAACACATgtaaacatgcatgttgtgaCAAAATCAAGACATGCATCATAGAGCTACGGCAATGCGTTTAATCCAAGACTTGCGTCAACAACAGGCATCATGTTTCAAGTCATTCATACTCAATTCTTCAGTTTGAAATTCGCCTTTATTTTTGAGCGACGGAGCTATCGACTTTCTTTCAACTTACATACACCGGTTCATTGAAACATTGTACTGTGGTGGCGCGGTAAACCGGTTCTGGAAATTTAGCGGTACATGTTAGATTTCAATCGGTTCAATACTAGAATGTTACTTGTTTGGGTACTTGAAACGCTGCTGTTCTAAAGTTCACCACTATGAGGCAGTATGACACAGAACAAGATGACAGTCTTATCCAGTGAAGACtgtgcagtgttttattttaatggatCCTTCAGTTTTCATCTTGAATGCTACTGTTAAATAGACCTACttgaaacatttaattgttgatcaaaatgttattgttaatatttgtgAAATTATGATGATAAGTCTAAATGACCAAAgcatttttcagtaatacagtgtaaaaataaaatgttgctatataaaaaaatgaaatatatatatatataaaatagcattaaAGCAGTTACAGAAGTCTTCATAAAATCAAATcttcaaatcatttattttggggCTGGTTATTGATCACCTATGGCACAGGTATTAGCAGTATAGATTCTGGCACCATACCCAAGCCAAAATTTTGGTATCGACCCAACACTACCCTGTACGTACAGTACTTGATAACACAAATGGGTTAATTGTACTGAAATTTCACTTTTTCCCGTATTCAACATATCTTAAGACAGTCGTATCACTACACCCCTCACATGTTGACAACAACAGTTGAAATGAAACCGAAGGGTTTCTATGACTTGTGCATCAGAGTAAAGTCAATTGTCATTACCAGAATGAGAGCGTATAGTCCCCTACAAACGTCTCGCTCTCCCGCACCAGAAAGGAACCGTTTGGCGCTCCGGTCTCCAGGCAGTAGTCCGACAGCAGCCGTTCAGCGATCTGTCTCCCGTCACGTCCGGCACCCAGCTTCCCGTGGAACCACTTCTCCGTCACGTGCTGGTCCATCCCGTTACTGATCTACAGGTACAGACGACAGTGCTTTTCTCTTTACCCTTCATCTGACGCCATTATCCTTAATGCAGTCGTTAGCACCGGACCCTCACAGGACACAATGCTCACGAGTGCTTGAAGAGATCATTTCAACTCAACACCAATGCATTTCCTCACATCTCTGTGTTCTTCCTCATCTTCGTTGGCCTGATCGCTGGATGTCTCTTCAGAATAATAGATCTTGTTGCTGGTCAGAACAAAGAAGTGAGGATACCACTCCTGCGGAGACAAGAGTCATGCACGTTGACAAACAACTTTTCATTTCATACGGCAAGACGAGCCTGCGACGACGTGCTCACGTGGTTGATGGGGTCCTCCAGGTACAGGATGCCGTTCTTGATGGAGTTGCTGATGTCATTCTCAGAGTAGGGCGTCGAAGACGAGACCTCCTCGTAGGCACTGCCCTCGGCTAACTTCTTGTGCTGAACACGTATGAATCCAGCCATGAGCAGAAGCATGTACAATCCCCAAACCCCGGTGACCGTCACAGGCTCTTACCTTGATGAGGATCTTCCTCTTCAGCTGATTGGGCGAGGGGAGCCCATCGGCAGAGATATCCACCGCTTTGGTCAAGAGCATGTCTCCAAACACTTTCTTAAAGTTGGCGGCCATGCTCCTCTGCTGGACAATACTGCAGTGGTCTTCAATGGAGAGGATGATGGGATAtctgtacaaaaacacacacaacttgACACAGTTTCTCGACAGACAAGCATCTTACgctgagagagggagagaggacaGACTCACTCAGACGTGAGAAAGGCGTGATCTTTGATGGTGTTCAGCACGTCGAAGAACTTGATCTTGGTGGTGAGCGTGTGACCGTGATAGATGACTGGACTCCCATCAGGACCATCCCAGCAGTCCACTGCAAACAAGTTCACAAAAACATCAGACGAAGCCTTAAAGCAGTAGTTCACTTCCAAAGGAaatgttcatgatcatttactcaacccccAAGTCATCCATGATGTTTACGTGTTTGtgtctttagtcgaaaagaattTAAGGTTTCCAGTATTTTTCTtcatatagtgacttcaatggactaAATGACAGTTTctgtgcagcttcaaagggctttaaaccaaaccagaccatgaataaaggtcttatctagagAAACCATCGCTCATTTTCTTAAAcgaataaaagtgaatatactttataaacacaaatgctggccttgctctgttctgcgatgagTACACAACTTCACAAAATATGTAATTACATTGAAAACTTGCATgttcaacttgtaaacactgactctgtacatcaagcgtgaccttttcaacataattatgtgttttgtgaagtcatgaacgcgcatcgcagaacagagcacggccagcatttctgtttataaagcaAATACTTTTAAACGAGCCATATTTTctctagataagacctttattcatggtctggtatggtttaaagctgcactgaaactgtcattttgtcatttagtccattgaagtcactatatggagaacAATCCTGGAAACCTTAAATTCTTTTTGACTGAAGAAACAAACACGTAAACATCCTGGaagacatgagggcgagtaaatgatcttgaacatttcttttgaaagtgaactactccatTTGTAAAGTAGTGTTGGAGGTGTCGTGATGCGACACACTCACACTCGATGCACCTGCAGCCCATGCGCAGACAGCGGGCGTACGCCTCCAGAGAAGACTCACTGGAAAACTGGTCACCTGTCAGATAactagaaacacacacacgtcaggTCACGGcccacacaacacacaacactcaTCAGCCGTCGCACAAACTCTTCCAGTTCTCTCAGAGTTCTTTCACTAATGTCTGCAACAGTCTAGTGACACCAGATCAAAATAAGAGACAAACAGAAAAGCAGAAGTCTTTGCTCACTTTTGCTCTTCTCTCATCCATCATCTGATTCTAAACACACTGCGTTTGCAGGACTGACTGAATTCATTTCCAGGCATCATTCAAATAAAGATagtgtttctgtttttagaaAAAGGTGAGAAATAAGAGAAAAGTTGCTCTGAATTTTTTCCGAATTCAAATACTGCAATGAaacacattgctgttggatgacttcaaGTGACTCGTGAGGTTTGAtttggttgaaattcaacagacactggactggacaGACCGTGAGTTGGACCCTACATTTGGAAAGGTCTCTTCTTTTTCAAAACTACAATGCAACAAGTTCTAGACTGGAAATGAAAGTGAAGCCAGTAGATTTTAAGGTGAAATGATTCTTCAGATGGACTCACGTGTTGTGTGATGAGGAGATCCAGTAGTGAGACAGCGGGTTGTTCATGTCCTCCGGTCGCACCTGATCCAGCTGTGAATCCCAGATCATGTTCTCCTTCGAGAACAGATACGTGAGGAACTAACGAGCACAGAACATCAAATCAAACACCGCACATATACACAATCTCATTTATATTGTCATGTCAGTGTTTGGTCATATGATATTCTATTGTGTGGTGTGGCTTTCATGAACATGACTGTAGCTCAACGGCTAGAGAACacacatgatgatgatgatgagacacTATGGAAATGAATTGTAAATGTTACCTCGTCTTGAAGAAAGTACGGCTGCTCGATCTCTCGCAGAGGATCTTTCAGGTAGTGGAACATGAACTCCTGAACCTTGTTGTTGTCTGTTGCCCAGAGctcctgaacacacaaacacatgagacCTACCGTGATTTGACTCGTATTACTGTTAACTTCTTGAGAAAGATTTAGATTATTTACATGCCagaagaacatttattttaaatcactttattttTGCAGATATGAAATAAAAGCCAGACTGCCGATCAAACACACGAACACTCTCTTCATTATTTGTGTAGAAGTGATGCTTCGTCTTAAAACACTGCGACTTTCCCAGAATGCAGCACACATGCAGACCACCtgctaacatttacatttacacatttagcagatgcttttatccaaagcgacttacaaagagttcaggagcaataagcgatagttcatacaggagccataatacattaggtgccaatacaaagttactggtttcaacaaaagctagaccactacctgttgagagaaagggttagtgttttttttgctAACCTTCTGATGTTCAATTAAAAAACTCTGAAAGTCCTCCAGTGAGATCTTCTGATCGGCTCGGTCTATAAACCTGCAGGAAAAAGACACGAGTCAACAGAGACACAAACGTCTTTGGTTTCTTTTCCTTTTATGATTAAGATAGAAATGGTGTTTTAAAAACTCTACAATGAAATCAACTGATAATGTTGTGCACTAGTgattttacattacaaaaatatatcaataaatgTTAACTGTGAAACTAAACCTCTTGAAAAACAGATGAGTtaatagacagagagagagagagagagagtacctTTGCAGCAGTGGAATCTCCAtctatatgaaaatataaagacaCGTTAGTTATGACAATCACATTTAATAGATGATGCTGTGAGCAAACTGAAGCACATCACATTGATATCCtgtcccatcacacacacacacacacacacacacgagtgcAGGGGTCATTGTGATCAATGTGTGTGCGGTCGAACAGCTTTTAGCCGAGTGATGTTGCAGGGTTTTAAAAGGAGGAGTATTGACGTGAAGGCCATTTGAGACGCAGGGCAAACGGGGTCAGATGTGGGGCATCAGAGTTCACAGAGCAAGGATTCAAATCTCAGGATAACACACCAATAACAGAACAGAGGAACTCACCGACTTCTGTGCGTCAAACATCAGACTGCGATACAACTGAGCAAACTGACTGTACGACACGTCTCCATTCCTCAGCTCTCCGTCCTAACACAAACATCAAGCggatgaacacaaacacaattctGGGTGATGTAACAAATAAAATTTctgaaagtgaaagttcaacAATGTTTAGtatttgaattttgaagttTTGCTTAAAATCAAAGTGGcttataggaatttatagtatgtttaatatttgaccggtgtttctctctcctttatcttaaatgtgtgcttctcaGTGGTaactaatgtgtgtgtgtgtgtctgtgtgcgtttgTGCGAGTGCATATTGTGCGAGTTTGCATGCTTGCGCTTCCATGACTGTGGGTGTGGAGTGTTTAGTGTGTGGGGTGTTtaaattgatgtgtgtgtgtgtgtgtgtgtatgtctggcTTCTGTGTTTCAccgtttttgtttttacttttgtaacttcaaatgttttgcttatagtcaaagtgtttcatgtacagctgctttgtaactaacatttcttttgtttacaagtagaaaataaagttgatgtgtgtttgtgtgtgtgtctattgGACTATGATACATAGAAACTAAGTGAGTTACCGGAAGCTTCTCCCGTAAGAATCTCATGTTAGGAACTCTGTAGTTGACTTGACACAACATGCTCTTCAGATCCTTACAGGAAATTCTGCAGGAGGAAAGATGTTAGGACACTTTGCAGTCTTCAACATCACCTGACATCACCACACATCTATACAGTCACAGTATATTATGTGCACCTGTTATCATGTTGTTTCATGTTTCAGACACatgtaatgtgtattttttgAATGAATGTTGTTTGTTATAAGACTTTTATTGTGTAGAGTGTCATTTGTGTTTGACTTCAGCACAGATGTTTTCTGAACGGACACGGCTGTGTGTGTTATCCACAGAAGACCTCCAACACTCAAACCCAGTCTCTCCACCCCTCCAGCGTCTCTCTCTATTTaccttctgtgtgtgtgtgtgtgtgtgtgtgtgtgggctgtTTCCTGTCGCAGGATGTGCCTCTCTGAGCTCTATTTACCCAACAGgagtgtggttgtgtgtgtttgggctGTGAGTCAGACACCtttaacaacatattttgtaACATAAAGACACACTGATAGATCAATTAAGATGTGAACACCAGTACAACAGAACACAAccacctgtacacacacacacatacacacacctttCTGTGAGCTCTGACGGCCTATTAAActgaattgtttgctttccatCTAAACGAGTGtgtctttattaaaaatatctgtGAATAACGTCATCAAGACACTTATCATTCAATtacatcattttcaaaaaaaaccTATTATTGCAAAGACAATTCTGTAGAACTAACGTTACATTTATGTAGGCGATCTGAGCCAACATGAAAAGCTCACTGTCAGACTTCAGCGTTACGTCATTTACTACTTCTGACACTGTCAACGGAGTTAAAATGACTCACTAGGTAAATTCATTTCTTTACTTCTTCAAATCCACACggacaaaagacattttaaaatctttacaTTGAGTGCGTTTACGTGCACAAAATAAAGGGATATTTATCAAAGATACAAAGAAACCTGTTGtcacgtgtttacatgcactGTGATAAACCGGCTACGCAGAAAACCGCCTTTACACGGAAGTTTAAGACTTGCAGTGACGTCATCGTCGATAGTCTGTTTCATTAAAAACGCAGCGGgagatatatttttatatctcttctcatgtctgCTGTACCTGCATAAGGGCAATtacgtgaaaatgtcaaccttaccacaaaaaaatagtttttaccagcggtttttactgTGGTTAgatcacagattttaacatttgttggctcaaatacccatgtgagatctctcttcaaacatgtaaagcatttgttttatttttactgcatgatttttcatagtcaggtaagagccattttcaggattttcACATCTATAACgcttcatattcctcataaatggacacatgaaaatgaatatgaagaaactatttgatgttctataaagaggcatcacttctccattcattgggtattattgcttcaggattgtgcattttattttacagaaatcctacaaagtttatcgtctcccaagaaccgcatcctttttttgtcacatccataacgcatgtttatttcctttatttaaatatacttgTACTACTGCGCTGTCAGAAatgcacacataaacaaaacagagaagATCAGTAAAGGTGTTTACATGCAGAGTGAAATCAGAGTTACGGGCAAAAGAACTTCCTCTGCCGATCGTTTTTGCTTACGCAGTTGATGAGCTTTCcccaataaaagaaaaacgttttACGCGTTAACATGAGCTAACATATATATGCTTATTACACATAATCTGCGTAAGACTTTAAATCTACCAACACTTACTTAAAACTAACATGACAGAACACAATACTTTCCATTTCATTTCCAACACATTTTTCAACACAAACTTGTCTGAATGTTGAAAGTCTATGCTGTATGTAGTATCATAAGTGACTGTCATCAAATAACTTAAACTTCCAATATTCCTTTCTTCACCTCGTGTCATGTCAAACCTAAACAACGCTCTTATGCTGAATACAAAATAACACGTTTTTGAACTGAAAAGAGAGACAAgtaactgcactgtaactttaatagctaatgtctgtaactaatgcacactcaagtcacttacactattgtatagtctatattgttatctgttcataaccacctgtacattaatgttcacagtatatagccttctgtttatattgttcatagtacataccgactgtcatattttcatagtacatggccatcgtaaattattttcctaatattgtattctgtatttattcacactgtatatctgcacttgctaattgcacttctggttagacctaaactacatttcgttacactgtacttgtatatgtgtaatgacaataaagttgaatctaatctaaaaaagaTACAGGTGTACAACCCCATGAGAGTAAATGATCACTGGACTTTggtttttaggtgaactgtctctttaaaaatgtgatcCCTCGACTTGTTGCCTCGAAACCCAAAATTTTGCCTTGGGTACGGTATCAGAATCTAATAGCGGTAACACCTGTACCACATCAGTGCCATAGGTGATCAATAACCAGccccaaaataaatgatttgaagATTTGATTTTATGAAGACTTCTGTAACTGCTttaatgctattttatatatatatatatttcatttttttatatagcaacattttatttttacactgtattactgaaaaatgcTTTGGTTATTTAGACTTATCATCATAATTTcacaaatattaacaataacattttgatcaacaattaaatgtttcaaGTAGGTCTATTTAACAGTAGCATTCAAGATGAAAACTGAAGGatccattaaaataaaacactgcacaGTCTTCACTGGATAAGATAAATATGCAATGACTCTAAATAAAGCTACAAAACGTTCATTTTCTCTATAATTTGAGACACAGATTTATTAggttactgtcactttaagacaaatTCTTTTTTGATGcagatatacatttaaaacacaacggACTGTGTTTTTGACATAACAGCGTGTGTATTTGAGAGTATAAGAACATATACAAGAGAACTTCATGATGATTATTAGTCAAACTGAGATGTGTGGAACAGAGATAAAGTCATATATGATGTATGCTGTTGAACAGGGATGTACAGACGCATCGCAGCATGTAGTATATAcgatacactgtaaaacaatctAAAGATCTCTGACAGAGTAGAAAGAGATGAATTCTTAATAAATCGCTCACAGTGTCTCAGTTTAAATGGTCGCTAAAGTTCTTGTAGAGCGATTCATCTTGTTCTGTGTCATACTGCCTCATAGTGGTGAACTTTAGAACAGCAGCGTTTCAAGTACCCAAACAAGCAACATTCTGGTATTGAACCGATTGAAATCTAACATGTACCGCTAAATTTCCAGAACCGGTTTACCGCGCCACCATAGTCCACAGTCTAAAGCAAACCAACGTAACGTGACGTAACACAATACTGGACAAACATACCTGTCTTCTCGGTTGCGATCCACAGCGTAAAACTGCTTTCTCAGCCACCTGAACGTGTCcaaagacaacaaaacaaaactcacTTTAATGTCCAGACTATCATACATCACTTGTGTTTCATTCATTGAGCACTTTTCATCTTTTTCACGGTTGCAGCACGAATCATAAAAGGATATCATGGTATTATAACATATGGTGGTGTTTATCTTGATCAGATGTAGATTCATGAAACTGAAATTAAGACTGTGTTGGATTGTAAACTAGATGCGGATGATTGTTTATAAGCAGCTTTACAGTCGACATTTACACAATATCTGTCATTCCATGTTTACTTTCACTGGGTTATTTACCATAATGTGGAGTATTATTCACATGATATTA includes the following:
- the plcg1 gene encoding 1-phosphatidylinositol 4,5-bisphosphate phosphodiesterase gamma-1 isoform X1 → MAATAGFSNGPVPWTQSSDTEVNNLHRDLELGTVLTLFYSKKSQRPERRTFQVKLETRQIIWTRGTDKIEGEIDIREIQEIRRGQKSRDFERYVEDSTARLDQAFCFVILYGSEFRLKSLSLAATSEEEMFMWTKGLNSLMSDTSDSPTPLQIERWLRKQFYAVDRNREDRISCKDLKSMLCQVNYRVPNMRFLREKLPDGELRNGDVSYSQFAQLYRSLMFDAQKSMEIPLLQRFIDRADQKISLEDFQSFLIEHQKELWATDNNKVQEFMFHYLKDPLREIEQPYFLQDEFLTYLFSKENMIWDSQLDQVRPEDMNNPLSHYWISSSHNTYLTGDQFSSESSLEAYARCLRMGCRCIELDCWDGPDGSPVIYHGHTLTTKIKFFDVLNTIKDHAFLTSEYPIILSIEDHCSIVQQRSMAANFKKVFGDMLLTKAVDISADGLPSPNQLKRKILIKHKKLAEGSAYEEVSSSTPYSENDISNSIKNGILYLEDPINHEWYPHFFVLTSNKIYYSEETSSDQANEDEEEHRDISNGMDQHVTEKWFHGKLGAGRDGRQIAERLLSDYCLETGAPNGSFLVRESETFVGDYTLSFWRSSRVQHCRIHSRQEAGSPKFYLTDNLVFDTLFALITHYQQVPLRCNEFEMKLSEPVPQTNAHESKEWYHSFLSRSHAENMLMRVPRDGAFLVRKRTEFNSFAISFRAEGKIKHCRVQQEGQTVVLGTSEFDSLVDLISYYEKHPLYRKMKLRYPINEETLEKIGTAEPDYGSLYEGRNPGFYVEANQMPTFKQCTVRAMYEYKAQRDDELSFSKNAVIQNVDKQEGGWWKGDCGGKKQLWFPANYVEEISPTAAEPDRSATENSPLGDLLRGSVDVSSCQIAVRPEGKGSRPFVFSLIPVASPRTGSVLDIAASSQEELKDWVAKIREVTMTSEAKLEEGKMMERRKKIALELSDLVIYCRPVPFDEDKIGTERVCFRDMSSFPETKAEKYVNRIKGKKFLQYNRLQLSRIYPRGQRLDSSNYDPLPMWLCGSQLVALNFQTADKPMQMNQAIFMLNGKSGYVLQPPIMRDDNFDPFDRHSLRGVEPNTLIIEVLGARHLPKHGRGIVCPLIEIEVCGAEYDNSKQRTDSEADNGLNPTWPRKPFRFTVCNPSFAFLRFVVYEIDMFNDQNFLAQATFPINCLKTGYRSVPLKNSYSEDLELASLLVHMDIIRGREGYEIIHENGEMLSPLSAAGATGIQVGRETGSVSSTSSMSPLPSSPAQALGCRGREGSFEARYQSPLDDLRVSQEVLLDQENRRLRRARVSADNCA
- the plcg1 gene encoding 1-phosphatidylinositol 4,5-bisphosphate phosphodiesterase gamma-1 isoform X2, which codes for MAATAGFSNGPVPWTQSSDTEVNNLHRDLELGTVLTLFYSKKSQRPERRTFQVKLETRQIIWTRGTDKIEGEIDIREIQEIRRGQKSRDFERYVEDSTARLDQAFCFVILYGSEFRLKSLSLAATSEEEMFMWTKGLNSLMSDTSDSPTPLQIERWLRKQFYAVDRNREDRISCKDLKSMLCQVNYRVPNMRFLREKLPDGELRNGDVSYSQFAQLYRSLMFDAQKSMEIPLLQRFIDRADQKISLEDFQSFLIEHQKELWATDNNKVQEFMFHYLKDPLREIEQPYFLQDEFLTYLFSKENMIWDSQLDQVRPEDMNNPLSHYWISSSHNTYLTGDQFSSESSLEAYARCLRMGCRCIELDCWDGPDGSPVIYHGHTLTTKIKFFDVLNTIKDHAFLTSEYPIILSIEDHCSIVQQRSMAANFKKVFGDMLLTKAVDISADGLPSPNQLKRKILIKHKKLAEGSAYEEVSSSTPYSENDISNSIKNGILYLEDPINHEWYPHFFVLTSNKIYYSEETSSDQANEDEEEHRDISNGMDQHVTEKWFHGKLGAGRDGRQIAERLLSDYCLETGAPNGSFLVRESETFVGDYTLSFWRSSRVQHCRIHSRQEAGSPKFYLTDNLVFDTLFALITHYQQVPLRCNEFEMKLSEPVPQTNAHESKEWYHSFLSRSHAENMLMRVPRDGAFLVRKRTEFNSFAISFRAEGKIKHCRVQQEGQTVVLGTSEFDSLVDLISYYEKHPLYRKMKLRYPINEETLEKIGTAEPDYGSLYEGRNPGFYVEANQMPTFKCTVRAMYEYKAQRDDELSFSKNAVIQNVDKQEGGWWKGDCGGKKQLWFPANYVEEISPTAAEPDRSATENSPLGDLLRGSVDVSSCQIAVRPEGKGSRPFVFSLIPVASPRTGSVLDIAASSQEELKDWVAKIREVTMTSEAKLEEGKMMERRKKIALELSDLVIYCRPVPFDEDKIGTERVCFRDMSSFPETKAEKYVNRIKGKKFLQYNRLQLSRIYPRGQRLDSSNYDPLPMWLCGSQLVALNFQTADKPMQMNQAIFMLNGKSGYVLQPPIMRDDNFDPFDRHSLRGVEPNTLIIEVLGARHLPKHGRGIVCPLIEIEVCGAEYDNSKQRTDSEADNGLNPTWPRKPFRFTVCNPSFAFLRFVVYEIDMFNDQNFLAQATFPINCLKTGYRSVPLKNSYSEDLELASLLVHMDIIRGREGYEIIHENGEMLSPLSAAGATGIQVGRETGSVSSTSSMSPLPSSPAQALGCRGREGSFEARYQSPLDDLRVSQEVLLDQENRRLRRARVSADNCA